In Ferribacterium limneticum, a genomic segment contains:
- a CDS encoding DODA-type extradiol aromatic ring-opening family dioxygenase gives MTQIQPTLFVPHGAPTFALRPGAAGAALSAMAGSLALPRAIVIVSAHWDTAVPTVGFAERPETIHDFWGFPDELYEIRYPATGCREASEEVVAALKAAGLPVASDAGRGLDHGAWVPLRLMFPDAEVPVIPLSIQSRGGPAQAYKLGQALAPLTARGFLVIASGNLTHNLRDYQIAARSGGQTPAYVRQFTNWLADNLYAHDIDALLDYRRQAPGGAQAHPSDEHLLPLYVALGAGGENAEATRFHAGIDDYVIAMDAYSFLPKKGG, from the coding sequence ATGACACAGATTCAACCCACCCTTTTTGTTCCGCACGGCGCGCCGACTTTCGCGCTGCGCCCGGGTGCGGCCGGCGCCGCCTTGTCGGCCATGGCCGGATCGCTGGCCCTGCCGCGCGCCATCGTCATCGTCAGCGCCCACTGGGATACGGCCGTGCCGACCGTCGGTTTCGCCGAACGTCCGGAAACCATCCACGACTTCTGGGGTTTCCCGGATGAACTGTACGAAATCCGCTACCCGGCTACCGGTTGCCGCGAGGCTTCCGAAGAGGTCGTCGCTGCGCTGAAGGCGGCCGGCCTGCCGGTCGCCAGCGATGCCGGCCGCGGCCTAGACCACGGCGCCTGGGTGCCGCTGCGCCTGATGTTCCCCGACGCCGAAGTGCCGGTCATTCCGCTCTCCATCCAGAGCCGCGGCGGCCCGGCCCAAGCCTACAAGCTGGGCCAGGCGCTGGCACCGCTTACGGCCAGGGGCTTTCTCGTCATCGCCTCGGGCAACCTCACCCACAATCTGCGCGACTACCAGATAGCCGCCCGCAGCGGCGGACAGACGCCAGCCTATGTGCGCCAGTTCACCAACTGGCTGGCCGACAATCTGTACGCTCACGACATCGACGCCTTGCTCGACTACCGGCGGCAAGCCCCCGGCGGTGCGCAAGCCCACCCGAGCGATGAACATTTGTTGCCCTTGTATGTCGCACTCGGTGCCGGTGGTGAAAACGCCGAGGCCACGCGCTTCCATGCCGGCATCGACGATTACGTCATCGCCATGGATGCTTATTCATTTTTGCCGAAAAAAGGAGGTTGA
- a CDS encoding LysR family transcriptional regulator, protein MDRLDAMHLFVRVAELGSFSAVAQQLGVARSVVTRQIAALEAHLGVKLMARSTRRLALTSGGTAYLEKCRVILNLVEAAETGVAEERLTPRGNIRISLPLSYGMKRLAPILLDFSQRYPEVSLDMDYSDRRVNLIEEGIDLSIRITRRLESGDVARKIGSSRMLVVAAPEYLHRHGRPEKPADLINHVCLGYTNAGSSQLWQFMVDGQLESFHVRSRLNANNGEVLTEATAQGLGISCQPDFIADSYLASGRVEEILAAFPMPELGIYAMLPSNRHVPHRVRVLMDTLAERQVLP, encoded by the coding sequence ATGGATCGCCTCGATGCCATGCATCTCTTCGTTCGAGTCGCCGAACTCGGCAGCTTTTCGGCCGTGGCGCAGCAACTGGGTGTCGCTCGCTCGGTGGTGACGCGACAGATCGCCGCGCTCGAGGCGCATCTCGGCGTCAAGCTCATGGCGCGCAGCACGCGCCGGCTGGCGTTGACCTCGGGCGGCACGGCCTATCTGGAGAAATGCCGGGTCATCCTAAACCTCGTCGAGGCGGCCGAAACCGGCGTCGCCGAGGAGCGCCTGACGCCGCGCGGCAATATCCGCATTAGCCTGCCGCTCAGTTACGGCATGAAACGGCTGGCGCCCATCCTGCTCGATTTCTCGCAACGCTATCCGGAAGTCTCGCTCGACATGGATTACAGCGACCGGCGCGTGAACCTGATCGAGGAGGGCATCGACCTGTCGATCCGCATCACCCGCCGGCTCGAATCCGGCGACGTAGCGCGCAAGATCGGTTCAAGCCGCATGTTGGTCGTCGCCGCGCCCGAGTATCTCCATCGCCACGGTAGACCGGAAAAACCGGCCGATTTGATAAACCACGTTTGCCTCGGCTACACCAACGCCGGCAGCAGCCAGCTCTGGCAATTCATGGTCGACGGGCAACTCGAAAGCTTCCATGTCCGCAGCCGCCTCAACGCCAACAACGGTGAGGTGCTGACCGAAGCCACGGCGCAGGGGCTGGGCATCAGCTGCCAGCCGGACTTCATCGCCGACAGCTATCTGGCCAGCGGCCGGGTCGAGGAAATCCTTGCCGCCTTCCCGATGCCCGAACTCGGCATCTACGCCATGCTCCCCAGTAATCGCCATGTCCCCCACCGGGTCAGGGTCTTGATGGATACGCTGGCCGAGCGCCAGGTCTTGCCATAA
- a CDS encoding GlsB/YeaQ/YmgE family stress response membrane protein yields the protein MGIVWTILVGLVVGVIAKFLHPGKDNMGFIATILLGIGGSFLAGVLGQAMGWYRAGEGAGFVASVVVAIVLLVIYGRLRDGNPK from the coding sequence ATGGGAATCGTGTGGACCATCCTGGTCGGCCTCGTCGTCGGCGTCATCGCCAAGTTTCTGCACCCCGGCAAGGACAACATGGGCTTTATCGCCACCATCCTGCTCGGCATCGGCGGCTCTTTCCTGGCCGGTGTGCTCGGGCAGGCCATGGGCTGGTATCGGGCCGGCGAAGGCGCCGGTTTTGTCGCCTCTGTCGTTGTCGCCATCGTCCTGCTGGTCATTTACGGCCGCTTGCGCGACGGCAACCCGAAATGA
- a CDS encoding SIMPL domain-containing protein (The SIMPL domain is named for its presence in mouse protein SIMPL (signalling molecule that associates with mouse pelle-like kinase). Bacterial member BP26, from Brucella, was shown to assemble into a channel-like structure, while YggE from E. coli has been associated with resistance to oxidative stress.): MNRRLATLLAGVFLAATARAGTLVDLAAEASRPAANDMVRASVYSEASGKSPAELAQRVNADIAEALKLIRTKSGISVKSGQQSTYPVYSQGQKIDGWRMRSELVLESKDQGSVSELLGKLQQMRLAVGDVSLQPSPETRRKVEDEATREAIQAFQSRAAVIAGQLGKNWKIKQLSVQQGGGRPMPMMRAARGVMMAAEAAPAPLEAGESLVTTNVSGQIELAD, from the coding sequence ATGAACCGGCGCCTGGCAACCCTGCTCGCCGGCGTTTTTCTCGCCGCCACGGCCCGCGCCGGCACCCTCGTCGATCTCGCCGCCGAGGCCAGCCGCCCAGCCGCCAACGACATGGTGCGCGCCAGCGTCTACAGCGAAGCGAGCGGCAAGAGCCCGGCCGAACTGGCACAACGCGTCAATGCCGACATCGCCGAAGCGCTCAAGCTCATTCGCACCAAGTCCGGTATCTCGGTCAAGAGCGGCCAGCAGTCCACCTATCCCGTTTACAGCCAGGGCCAGAAAATCGATGGCTGGCGCATGCGCAGCGAACTGGTGCTCGAATCCAAGGATCAAGGCAGCGTTTCCGAACTGCTCGGCAAGCTGCAGCAAATGCGCCTGGCCGTCGGCGACGTCAGCCTGCAGCCCTCACCGGAAACCCGGCGCAAGGTCGAGGACGAAGCGACGCGCGAGGCCATTCAGGCCTTCCAGAGTCGTGCCGCAGTCATTGCCGGGCAACTTGGCAAGAACTGGAAGATCAAGCAGCTCAGCGTCCAGCAGGGGGGTGGCAGGCCAATGCCCATGATGCGCGCCGCCCGCGGTGTGATGATGGCGGCAGAAGCAGCACCTGCGCCGCTGGAGGCTGGCGAGAGCCTGGTGACGACCAACGTCAGCGGGCAGATCGAACTGGCCGACTGA
- a CDS encoding ArsR/SmtB family transcription factor yields the protein MANNWSEKEIELTAHCFKAVAHPLRLAIVCLLAQGERTVGDICSEMGTTQPNISQHLTQLHNQHLLKSRKDANRVYYAIADQRLSVIIGMLQEIYCN from the coding sequence ATGGCCAACAACTGGAGCGAAAAGGAAATAGAGCTAACCGCCCACTGCTTCAAGGCGGTCGCTCATCCGCTCAGGCTGGCCATCGTCTGCCTGCTGGCGCAAGGCGAACGGACTGTCGGAGACATCTGCAGCGAAATGGGTACGACGCAGCCCAACATCTCGCAGCACCTCACCCAACTCCACAACCAGCACCTGCTCAAATCGCGCAAGGACGCCAACCGCGTTTACTACGCCATCGCCGACCAGCGGCTGAGTGTGATCATCGGCATGTTGCAGGAAATCTACTGCAACTGA
- a CDS encoding sulfate ABC transporter substrate-binding protein — protein MFKFGLFFGLTVAIGLGSAFGQTTLLNVSYDPTRELYKDFNAAFNKHWQEKTGQSVQVRQSHGGSGKQARSVADGLEADVVTLALGYDIDALAERKLIPADWQKRFPNNSSPYTSTIVFLVRKGNPKAIKDWGDLAKPGIAVITPNPKTSGGARWNYLAAWAWALKQPGGNEQKAKELVTAIFKNVPVLDSGARGSTTTFVERGIGDVLIAWENEAILAVNELGKDKFEIVAPSLSILAEPPVAVVDKVVEKRGTRLTAQAYLDYLYSEEGQNIAARHYYRPSNAKVAAKYAASFPKMKLVTIDDSFGGWQKAQKTHFADGGTFDQIYLKK, from the coding sequence ATGTTCAAATTTGGCCTGTTTTTCGGGTTGACCGTAGCAATCGGCCTGGGCAGCGCTTTTGGCCAGACCACCCTGCTCAACGTCTCCTATGACCCGACACGCGAGCTGTACAAGGACTTCAACGCCGCCTTCAACAAGCACTGGCAGGAAAAGACCGGTCAGTCCGTGCAGGTCCGCCAGTCGCACGGCGGTTCCGGCAAGCAGGCCCGCTCGGTGGCTGATGGCCTCGAAGCCGATGTCGTGACGCTGGCCCTCGGTTACGACATCGATGCCCTGGCCGAACGCAAGCTGATTCCGGCCGACTGGCAGAAGCGTTTCCCGAACAATTCCTCGCCCTACACCTCGACCATCGTTTTCCTCGTCCGCAAGGGCAACCCGAAGGCGATCAAGGATTGGGGCGATCTGGCCAAGCCGGGTATCGCTGTCATCACGCCGAATCCGAAGACTTCCGGCGGCGCCCGCTGGAACTATCTGGCGGCCTGGGCCTGGGCACTCAAGCAGCCGGGCGGCAATGAGCAGAAGGCCAAGGAACTGGTCACGGCCATTTTCAAGAACGTGCCGGTGCTCGACTCCGGGGCGCGCGGTTCGACCACCACCTTTGTTGAACGCGGCATCGGCGACGTGCTGATCGCCTGGGAAAACGAAGCCATCCTGGCCGTCAATGAACTGGGCAAGGACAAGTTCGAGATCGTCGCCCCCAGCCTGTCCATCCTTGCCGAGCCGCCAGTGGCCGTGGTCGACAAGGTGGTCGAGAAGCGTGGCACTCGGCTGACGGCGCAGGCTTATCTGGATTACCTGTATTCGGAGGAAGGCCAGAATATCGCCGCCCGGCACTACTACCGCCCGAGCAATGCCAAGGTCGCCGCCAAGTACGCGGCGAGCTTCCCGAAGATGAAGCTGGTGACTATCGATGACAGCTTCGGCGGCTGGCAGAAAGCGCAGAAAACTCACTTCGCCGATGGCGGCACCTTCGATCAGATCTATTTGAAAAAATAA
- the def gene encoding peptide deformylase, which translates to MAVRQILRMGEPLLFKVAEPVSEFGTDELKHLIADMFDTMAAAGGVGLAAPQIGVGLQLVIFGFDKSERYPEVGSVPQTILINPVITPLGDDEVLGWEGCLSVPGLRGEVPRYSRIRYQGFDPDGNPVDRTVDGFHARVVQHECDHLIGRLFPSRMRDFARFGFTDVLFPELV; encoded by the coding sequence ATGGCTGTCAGACAAATACTGCGCATGGGCGAACCGCTGTTGTTCAAGGTAGCTGAACCCGTCAGCGAATTCGGGACGGACGAACTCAAGCACCTGATAGCCGACATGTTCGACACCATGGCTGCCGCCGGCGGCGTCGGCCTCGCCGCCCCGCAGATCGGCGTTGGCCTGCAACTGGTGATTTTCGGCTTCGACAAGAGCGAGCGCTACCCGGAGGTCGGCTCGGTGCCGCAGACCATCCTGATCAACCCGGTCATCACGCCGCTCGGAGACGATGAGGTGCTGGGCTGGGAGGGTTGCCTGTCCGTCCCAGGTCTGCGTGGCGAGGTGCCGCGTTACTCGCGCATCCGCTACCAGGGCTTTGACCCGGACGGGAATCCGGTCGACCGCACGGTCGACGGCTTCCATGCCCGGGTCGTCCAGCACGAGTGCGATCACCTGATCGGCCGGCTGTTTCCGTCACGAATGCGCGATTTCGCACGTTTCGGTTTTACCGACGTGCTCTTCCCGGAACTTGTTTAG
- a CDS encoding transposase yields the protein MAFISSMNGLFVTLYWHTGRPGICLLRASFIQILFSIRSERQPVPHIEFNLPYGWLVGLSTDEGIWAVTCFTESRERLITEDIAT from the coding sequence ATGGCATTCATCAGTTCGATGAACGGCCTGTTTGTGACGCTGTACTGGCACACCGGCCGTCCGGGGATTTGTCTGTTGCGAGCCAGTTTTATTCAGATACTGTTCTCCATTCGCTCTGAGCGCCAACCAGTGCCGCACATTGAGTTCAACCTGCCGTACGGCTGGCTTGTTGGCCTGTCGACAGATGAAGGTATTTGGGCGGTGACCTGCTTCACGGAGAGCAGGGAGCGGCTTATCACGGAAGACATTGCGACATAG